GGTCGCCGCCATCAGCGGGCCGTAGTTGATGCTCCCGTAGGGGTCCTTGAAGAGCGCGATCCCCACCGGGAGGGTCCGGAGATCCTGGGAGTTGATGATGATGACCGGCCACAGGAAGTCGTTCCACGACCCGAGGAAGAGGATCATGGCCACGGTGGCGAGGGTCGTCTTGAGG
The sequence above is a segment of the Candidatus Methylomirabilota bacterium genome. Coding sequences within it:
- a CDS encoding carbohydrate ABC transporter permease; this encodes LKTTLATVAMILFLGSWNDFLWPVIIINSQDLRTLPVGIALFKDPYGSINYGPLMAATVIATGPMLLAYAVSQKFMIRGIALTGLKG